In Chromobacterium rhizoryzae, one genomic interval encodes:
- the tsaA gene encoding tRNA (N6-threonylcarbamoyladenosine(37)-N6)-methyltransferase TrmO, producing the protein MSYTFDTVGVIRSPYREKFGIPRQPSLVNAARITLELLPPYDHPDMVRGLDAFSHVWISFVFHQTAERGWQPLVRPPRLGGNAKVGVFASRATHRPNPLGLSLVRLLRVDTQPKVVLTLEGADLLDGTPVLDIKPYIPFVEARPEARGGFVDGPPPQLSVGWDPAARAQLAAEAGLPGDFAALVEQVLAQDPRPAYQDDPQRVYGVALHHWNVRFRVEKNHAQVIEIQPLTPN; encoded by the coding sequence ATGAGCTACACCTTCGACACGGTGGGCGTGATCCGCTCGCCCTACCGCGAAAAATTCGGCATCCCGCGCCAGCCCTCGCTGGTCAACGCCGCCCGCATCACGCTGGAGCTGCTGCCGCCCTACGACCACCCCGACATGGTGCGCGGGCTGGACGCGTTTTCCCACGTCTGGATCAGCTTCGTGTTCCATCAAACCGCCGAGCGCGGCTGGCAGCCGCTGGTGCGGCCGCCGCGCTTGGGCGGCAACGCCAAGGTCGGCGTGTTCGCCAGCCGCGCCACCCATCGCCCCAATCCGCTGGGCCTGTCCCTAGTGCGGCTGCTGCGCGTGGACACCCAGCCCAAGGTGGTGCTGACGCTGGAGGGCGCCGATCTGCTGGACGGCACCCCGGTGCTGGACATCAAGCCCTATATTCCCTTCGTCGAAGCCCGGCCGGAAGCCCGCGGCGGCTTTGTCGACGGTCCCCCGCCGCAATTGAGCGTGGGCTGGGACCCCGCCGCGCGCGCGCAGCTGGCCGCCGAAGCCGGCCTGCCGGGCGATTTCGCCGCGCTGGTGGAACAGGTGCTGGCCCAGGACCCGCGCCCGGCCTATCAAGACGACCCGCAGCGGGTCTACGGCGTGGCGCTGCACCACTGGAATGTGCGTTTCCGCGTGGAAAAAAACCATGCGCAAGTCATTGAAATTCAGCCGTTGACCCCGAACTAA
- a CDS encoding sensor domain-containing phosphodiesterase, translating to MKEFEHAGLKLGSHFQPIYSLAHRRTIGMEALLRARQDTSPLTPAEAFYSVVSPERRHQLDLAVSEAHAVRFSQMQSDHPCWLFLNIDAASLSRPERAMALANGIKAAGLDPSQVVLEVLEHVLEVDEALIEGVNVLKSSGFLIAIDDFGVGHSNLDRVCQLEPDLVKFDRHLLRAAVHQPRTRNLLAKLVRLMHEIGALVVEEGIETDQDVLIALESGCDLVQGYFVAHPSDQPDQDHVITPRIDERWDELMARELLKRKLTRRQIELARQSFVQSAISLMQGTPFDLAAKPMLALPDVVRCFLLDSAGRQIGRNLNSRQPRAAANPKFAPLVDTTGAVWSRRSYFQHAVDQPGVLYMSEPYLSMTDTRSCVTISMAIEIDEIMHVLCADVLIPQH from the coding sequence ATGAAAGAATTCGAGCATGCCGGCTTGAAACTCGGCAGTCACTTCCAGCCTATCTACAGTCTGGCGCATCGCCGCACGATAGGCATGGAAGCTTTGCTGCGCGCCAGACAGGACACGTCCCCGCTGACGCCGGCGGAGGCTTTTTATTCCGTCGTCTCGCCCGAACGCCGCCACCAGCTGGATCTGGCGGTGAGCGAAGCCCATGCCGTCCGTTTCAGCCAGATGCAAAGCGATCATCCCTGCTGGCTGTTTCTCAATATCGACGCCGCGTCCTTATCGCGGCCGGAACGCGCGATGGCGCTGGCCAACGGCATCAAGGCCGCCGGGCTGGACCCCAGCCAGGTGGTGCTGGAAGTGCTGGAACATGTGCTGGAAGTGGACGAGGCCTTGATCGAAGGCGTCAATGTGCTGAAAAGCAGCGGCTTCCTGATCGCCATCGACGACTTCGGCGTCGGCCATTCCAATCTGGACCGCGTCTGCCAGCTGGAACCGGACCTGGTCAAATTCGACCGCCACCTGCTGCGCGCCGCCGTCCACCAGCCGCGCACCCGCAACCTGCTGGCCAAGCTGGTGCGGCTGATGCACGAAATTGGTGCCTTGGTGGTGGAGGAAGGGATAGAAACCGATCAGGACGTGCTGATCGCGCTGGAATCGGGCTGCGATTTGGTGCAAGGCTATTTCGTCGCCCACCCCAGCGATCAGCCGGATCAGGACCACGTCATCACGCCGCGCATCGACGAACGCTGGGACGAGCTGATGGCGCGCGAGCTGCTGAAACGCAAACTGACGCGACGCCAGATCGAGCTGGCGCGGCAATCCTTCGTGCAAAGCGCCATCTCGCTGATGCAAGGCACGCCGTTCGATCTGGCCGCCAAGCCCATGCTGGCGCTGCCGGACGTGGTGCGTTGCTTCCTGCTGGACAGCGCCGGACGCCAGATCGGCCGCAACCTGAACAGCCGCCAGCCGCGGGCCGCCGCCAATCCCAAGTTCGCGCCGCTGGTGGACACCACCGGCGCGGTCTGGTCGCGGCGCAGCTACTTTCAACACGCGGTGGATCAGCCCGGCGTGCTGTATATGAGCGAGCCTTATCTGTCCATGACCGACACCCGCTCCTGCGTCACCATCTCGATGGCGATAGAAATCGACGAGATCATGCACGTGCTGTGCGCCGACGTGCTGATTCCCCAGCACTGA
- a CDS encoding GNAT family N-acetyltransferase: MLLNEQLAVSAKPRLSVRVASEARDIRRAQKLRFDVFAGEMGAELGSRDLGIDCDEYDELCDHLIVEDAASGLVVGTYRMLSPAMARRAPSLYSEHEFDLTRLAHLRAGLIEVGRSCVHRDFRSGAVIALLWSGLADYVQQHGGQYLAGCASVSLSDGGHQAVSLYRQLEAKHLSPPEWRVFPHLPLPLDRVRDDAPSAPLPALIKGYLRAGAYICGEPAWDPDFNCADFFMLLPMGRLSSRYNKHFVG; encoded by the coding sequence ATGCTGCTAAATGAACAGCTTGCCGTGAGCGCCAAACCGCGCCTAAGCGTGCGCGTGGCCAGTGAAGCGCGGGATATCCGCCGCGCGCAGAAGCTGCGCTTCGATGTGTTCGCCGGGGAAATGGGCGCGGAGCTCGGCTCCCGCGACCTGGGCATCGATTGCGACGAATACGACGAGTTGTGCGATCACCTGATCGTGGAAGACGCCGCCAGCGGCCTGGTGGTGGGCACTTACCGCATGCTGTCCCCGGCCATGGCGCGCCGCGCGCCCAGCCTGTATTCCGAACACGAATTCGATCTGACCCGGCTGGCCCACCTGCGCGCCGGCCTGATCGAAGTGGGCCGCTCCTGCGTGCACCGCGACTTCCGCTCCGGCGCGGTGATCGCCCTGCTCTGGTCCGGCCTCGCCGATTACGTGCAACAGCACGGCGGCCAATACCTGGCCGGCTGCGCCAGCGTGTCGCTGAGCGACGGCGGCCACCAGGCGGTCAGCCTCTATCGCCAACTGGAGGCCAAGCATCTGTCGCCGCCGGAATGGCGGGTGTTCCCCCACCTGCCGCTGCCGCTGGACCGGGTCCGCGACGACGCCCCCTCCGCGCCGCTGCCGGCGCTGATCAAGGGCTATCTGCGCGCCGGCGCCTATATCTGCGGCGAACCGGCCTGGGACCCGGACTTCAACTGCGCGGATTTCTTCATGCTGCTGCCCATGGGGCGGCTGAGCAGCCGCTACAACAAGCACTTCGTCGGCTAG
- a CDS encoding DNA-binding protein — MNQAGKISAEARERIIAAATELYEKSGRQRHPAVDQVRQLAGVDMDAASVVLKDWRRVQPATAAALDGEVPEGVSQAGMAALEAIWTQAKALANDSLSAAQAAWERERAELDHLRAELAGAFERQAAELDATRRQLSASLALTAQQAQDLAVAQPQAEAFRERMDKAEVRVGELERELSEAKSLLLRSQNELRLSAADGQAAETALAKLRGELLQSSASAAMKAEVARIKMSPKPGAAPEAGEEDESLKAAYTPQPAAEDILKFR, encoded by the coding sequence ATGAACCAGGCGGGCAAGATATCGGCGGAGGCGCGGGAGCGCATCATCGCGGCGGCGACGGAACTATACGAGAAGTCCGGCCGCCAGCGGCACCCTGCCGTCGACCAGGTCCGCCAGCTGGCGGGGGTGGACATGGACGCCGCCAGCGTGGTGCTGAAAGACTGGCGACGGGTGCAGCCGGCGACGGCGGCGGCCCTGGACGGCGAGGTGCCGGAAGGCGTCAGCCAGGCGGGGATGGCCGCGCTGGAGGCTATCTGGACCCAGGCCAAGGCGCTGGCCAACGACAGCCTGAGCGCCGCGCAGGCGGCTTGGGAGCGCGAGCGGGCCGAACTGGATCATCTGCGCGCCGAACTCGCCGGCGCTTTCGAACGCCAGGCGGCGGAACTGGACGCCACGCGCCGCCAGTTGTCGGCCTCCCTGGCCTTGACCGCGCAGCAGGCGCAGGACCTGGCGGTGGCGCAACCGCAGGCGGAGGCGTTTCGGGAGCGCATGGACAAGGCCGAGGTCCGGGTCGGCGAACTGGAGCGGGAGCTGTCCGAGGCGAAAAGCCTGTTGTTGCGGTCTCAGAACGAGTTGCGCCTGAGCGCCGCCGACGGCCAGGCGGCGGAAACGGCGCTGGCCAAACTGCGCGGCGAATTGCTGCAATCCAGCGCCAGCGCCGCGATGAAGGCGGAAGTGGCCCGGATCAAGATGTCGCCCAAGCCGGGCGCCGCGCCGGAGGCCGGCGAGGAGGACGAGTCCTTGAAGGCCGCCTACACGCCGCAGCCCGCGGCTGAGGACATCCTGAAGTTTCGCTGA
- a CDS encoding Tim44 domain-containing protein, protein MTTRAKTIMLAFTMVSMLAAPFAEAARLGKGKSAGMQRSAPTRSYQQQAPARPVAPPAQAPAPVQAQPKSGPGIGTAVAAGAAGAAAGYMLGSAMSDKGGQQQAPAAANGNADPALAAQAQGQQPQKSGGMPWGTLALLGLVLAGGYMFFRRKAGAARPAMAAPQAAGMPQNMGGYQEPARFDSIPKIGSGLGGAQAGFGGGAISEAPARLPDGTETPHFLRQAKATFLHLQNLNSTESLEEVRKYMTPDLFNALREDIAANTEVADFPQLDCQLSEASMEGGRYIASVRFSGTVSEAVGASAEPFSEYWHYIKDDSTNGKWLVAGIQQ, encoded by the coding sequence ATGACCACCCGCGCGAAGACGATCATGCTCGCCTTCACCATGGTTTCCATGTTGGCCGCTCCGTTCGCGGAAGCGGCCCGCCTAGGTAAAGGCAAGAGCGCCGGCATGCAGCGCTCGGCCCCCACCCGTTCTTACCAACAACAAGCGCCGGCGCGCCCGGTTGCGCCGCCCGCGCAAGCGCCCGCTCCGGTTCAAGCTCAACCCAAGTCCGGCCCCGGCATCGGCACCGCCGTAGCCGCAGGCGCCGCGGGCGCGGCCGCCGGCTATATGCTGGGCTCCGCCATGAGCGACAAAGGCGGCCAGCAACAAGCGCCGGCCGCGGCCAACGGCAACGCCGATCCGGCGCTGGCGGCGCAAGCCCAAGGTCAGCAGCCGCAGAAGAGCGGCGGCATGCCCTGGGGCACGCTGGCCCTGCTGGGCCTGGTGCTGGCAGGCGGCTACATGTTCTTCCGCCGCAAGGCCGGCGCGGCGCGTCCGGCCATGGCTGCGCCGCAAGCAGCGGGCATGCCGCAGAACATGGGCGGCTATCAAGAACCGGCCCGTTTCGACTCCATCCCGAAAATCGGCTCCGGCCTGGGCGGCGCGCAAGCCGGCTTTGGCGGCGGCGCGATCAGCGAGGCGCCCGCGCGCCTGCCGGACGGCACCGAGACCCCGCACTTCCTGCGTCAGGCCAAGGCCACCTTCTTGCACCTGCAAAACCTGAACAGCACAGAAAGCCTGGAAGAAGTGCGCAAGTACATGACGCCGGATCTGTTCAACGCGCTGCGCGAAGACATCGCCGCCAACACCGAGGTGGCCGATTTCCCGCAACTGGACTGCCAGCTGTCCGAAGCCAGCATGGAAGGCGGCCGCTACATCGCCAGCGTGCGCTTCTCCGGCACGGTCAGCGAGGCCGTGGGCGCGTCGGCGGAGCCGTTCTCCGAATACTGGCACTACATCAAGGACGACAGCACCAACGGCAAGTGGTTGGTGGCGGGCATCCAACAGTAG